In one window of Candidatus Acetothermia bacterium DNA:
- the atpB gene encoding F0F1 ATP synthase subunit A, which translates to MLEHLGKELALHIRIGGVEIAFNLAVIAAAVGVTIALALVALWLRRGLSADPDAPPSRRAAALAAAVELVEDQLLGGFTKSLRRRLLPLIATLLLYVLLCNWASLLPIPYVVSPTQDLNVTMGLALMVYGLTHYYGIREKGFFRHLRGYFEPFPFLLPLNVVGDFGRTLSHGFRLFGNILGGAILTTIVTEKFAPVLVPVVLNGWFGLFAGTIQAFVFALLASAYIQVTAE; encoded by the coding sequence GCTAGCCCTCCACATCCGGATCGGCGGCGTGGAGATCGCGTTCAACCTCGCCGTCATCGCGGCGGCAGTGGGGGTCACGATCGCCCTGGCCCTGGTTGCGCTGTGGCTGCGGCGAGGGCTCTCCGCGGATCCGGACGCCCCGCCGAGCCGTCGCGCCGCGGCCCTGGCCGCGGCGGTGGAGCTGGTGGAGGACCAACTCCTCGGGGGATTCACCAAGTCCTTGAGGCGGCGGCTCCTCCCCCTGATCGCCACCCTGCTCCTGTACGTGCTTCTGTGCAACTGGGCGAGCCTCCTTCCCATCCCGTACGTCGTTTCCCCAACCCAGGATTTGAACGTGACCATGGGCTTGGCCCTCATGGTGTACGGACTCACCCACTACTACGGGATCCGGGAGAAGGGGTTCTTCCGCCACCTCAGGGGGTACTTCGAGCCGTTCCCGTTCTTGCTTCCCTTGAACGTGGTCGGGGACTTCGGGCGGACGCTGTCGCACGGGTTCCGTCTGTTCGGGAACATCCTGGGGGGGGCGATCTTGACCACGATAGTCACGGAGAAGTTCGCGCCGGTGTTGGTCCCGGTGGTGCTCAACGGGTGGTTCGGGCTGTTCGCCGGCACCATCCAGGCATTCGTGTTCGCGCTTCTGGCATCGGCGTACATCCAGGTAACCGCAGAGTGA
- the atpA gene encoding F0F1 ATP synthase subunit alpha yields the protein MSPRKDEIASIIKQQIRDLGADLAMEEVGVVVEVGDGIARVWGLRSAMASELLLFPGDIYGLVLDLAEDSVGVALLGPDQEIKEGDEVRRTGRVLETPVGRGFLGRVVDPLGRPLDGGEPVQPEGHRKTDEKAPGVIMRQPVDTPLQTGIKCIDALTPIGRGQRELLIGDRRTGKTAIVVDTIINQRDQGVYCIYVAIGQKSSTIAKVVDALRRYDALGHTIVVAAAAEDPTPLQYIAPYAGCAMGEYFRDRGEDALVIYDDLSKHAVAYREISLLLRRPPGREAYPGDIFYTHSRLLERAARLADEYGGGSLTALPIVETKAGDITAYIPTNLISITDGQIYLEADLFNKGQRPAMNAGLSVSRVGGAAQVPAMKEVAGQLRLELAQYRDLAAFAEFAQELDEASQAQLARGERVMEILKQDQYRPMPVEEQVAILYVAVSGHLDDIPVEAVNAFEQGFLASLREGHPEVLAELKRQRRLTEGVRAGLEAAIAEFREGFRA from the coding sequence ATGAGCCCACGCAAAGACGAAATCGCGTCCATCATCAAGCAGCAGATCCGCGACCTCGGCGCCGACCTCGCGATGGAGGAGGTCGGGGTGGTGGTGGAGGTGGGGGACGGCATCGCCCGGGTGTGGGGGCTGCGGTCGGCGATGGCCTCGGAGCTGCTCCTGTTCCCAGGGGACATCTACGGCCTCGTGCTGGACCTGGCCGAGGACTCGGTGGGGGTCGCCCTCCTCGGCCCGGACCAGGAGATCAAGGAAGGGGACGAGGTCCGTCGTACGGGGCGGGTGCTGGAGACCCCGGTCGGCCGGGGGTTCCTGGGGCGGGTGGTGGACCCCCTCGGCCGTCCCCTAGACGGCGGGGAGCCGGTTCAACCCGAGGGGCACCGCAAGACGGACGAGAAGGCCCCCGGCGTGATCATGCGCCAGCCGGTGGACACCCCGCTCCAGACCGGGATCAAGTGCATCGACGCCCTGACCCCGATCGGCCGCGGGCAGCGGGAACTCCTGATCGGCGACCGCCGCACCGGCAAGACCGCGATCGTGGTGGACACGATCATCAACCAACGCGACCAAGGCGTGTACTGCATCTACGTGGCCATCGGCCAGAAGTCGTCCACCATCGCCAAGGTCGTGGACGCCCTGCGCCGGTACGATGCCCTGGGGCACACGATCGTCGTCGCCGCGGCCGCCGAGGACCCCACCCCGCTCCAGTACATCGCCCCCTACGCCGGCTGCGCGATGGGCGAGTACTTCCGCGACCGCGGAGAAGACGCGCTGGTGATCTACGATGACCTCTCCAAGCACGCCGTGGCGTACCGGGAGATCTCCCTTCTCCTCAGGCGGCCGCCGGGCCGGGAGGCGTACCCTGGGGACATCTTCTACACCCACTCCCGCCTCCTCGAGCGGGCGGCGCGCCTGGCGGACGAATACGGAGGCGGATCGCTCACCGCGCTGCCCATCGTGGAGACCAAGGCCGGGGACATCACCGCCTACATCCCGACGAACCTCATCTCCATCACCGACGGCCAGATCTACCTCGAGGCCGACCTCTTCAACAAGGGGCAGCGGCCGGCGATGAACGCGGGGCTTTCGGTGTCGCGGGTGGGCGGGGCGGCCCAGGTGCCGGCGATGAAGGAGGTGGCCGGGCAACTCAGGCTGGAGCTCGCCCAGTACCGGGACCTCGCGGCGTTCGCCGAGTTCGCCCAGGAGCTCGATGAGGCGTCCCAGGCCCAGCTCGCCCGGGGGGAGCGGGTGATGGAGATCCTCAAGCAGGATCAGTATCGGCCGATGCCGGTGGAGGAACAGGTGGCGATCCTGTACGTGGCGGTGAGCGGGCACCTCGACGACATCCCGGTGGAAGCGGTGAACGCGTTCGAACAGGGGTTCCTCGCGTCGCTGCGGGAAGGGCACCCCGAGGTCTTGGCCGAGCTCAAGCGGCAACGCCGCCTGACCGAGGGCGTTCGCGCGGGCCTGGAGGCAGCGATCGCCGAGTTCAGGGAAGGGTTCAGGGCCTGA
- the atpH gene encoding ATP synthase F1 subunit delta — MPEPEVARRYAQALYEVSAAEGLTERIAQDLSLIRELWNDHPDLVPPFLAHPLIATQTKEAVLSQALGEVVHPYTLNLLRLLMRKGRAALLPELAEGFFNAAEEQGKAVHVLVRTARPLSAAWLSTLKARLEEAVGRPVDLETVDAPELLAGVELKLAGRRIDASLRGRLARLAERLAKG; from the coding sequence ATGCCCGAGCCAGAGGTCGCCCGCCGCTATGCTCAGGCCCTGTACGAGGTGAGCGCGGCCGAGGGCCTCACGGAGCGCATTGCCCAGGATCTCTCCCTCATCCGTGAGCTGTGGAACGACCATCCCGACCTCGTGCCCCCGTTCCTCGCCCACCCCCTGATCGCCACCCAAACCAAGGAGGCCGTGCTGAGTCAGGCCCTAGGGGAGGTGGTGCACCCTTACACCCTCAACCTGCTACGGCTTTTGATGCGCAAGGGGCGGGCCGCCCTCCTCCCCGAGTTGGCCGAAGGTTTCTTCAACGCTGCCGAGGAACAGGGCAAGGCGGTGCATGTCCTCGTGCGCACGGCTCGGCCGCTATCCGCGGCGTGGCTGAGCACGCTCAAGGCCCGGTTGGAAGAGGCCGTGGGCCGGCCGGTGGACCTGGAGACGGTGGACGCCCCCGAGCTTCTGGCAGGGGTGGAGTTGAAGTTGGCCGGCCGGCGCATTGACGCCTCCCTGCGCGGGCGTCTTGCTCGACTGGCCGAGCGTTTGGCAAAGGGGTAG
- the atpE gene encoding ATP synthase F0 subunit C: MDSVIINAARYLAAGICMGLGAIGPAVGEGIAAAHALDAMARQPEMANVLLRTMVIGQAITETTGIYSLVVAIVLIFVA; this comes from the coding sequence ATGGACAGCGTGATCATCAACGCAGCAAGGTACCTGGCGGCCGGGATCTGCATGGGCTTGGGGGCCATCGGCCCGGCGGTGGGAGAGGGCATCGCCGCCGCCCATGCCCTGGACGCCATGGCCCGCCAGCCGGAGATGGCCAACGTCCTGCTCCGGACCATGGTTATCGGCCAGGCCATCACCGAGACCACCGGCATCTACTCGCTTGTGGTGGCCATCGTCCTCATCTTCGTGGCCTGA
- the atpG gene encoding ATP synthase F1 subunit gamma has translation MAVRARQIYRRIQNVRHVRQITKAMYTIATTQVMQRKRVLLAARPFGAESRQVLADLVAAFRQGGLSHPLVDGVGQPGTAVLVINTDRGLCGRYVGDVNRAADHFCRGREGVRLLVGGDKANRHFRGGPWPIVRRYLRLYDRPNLDIARAIQADLLALYGRDVGEAYAVYMYFRGELSQQVRVERLLPLALPEGRPRDLLVEPGLPQVVNELARLVLLGRIYEILVDAKTSEHAIRRQAMKAATDNADELMEKLTLNYNKARQHRITTELADIMGGAEAVRD, from the coding sequence ATGGCCGTCCGCGCCCGCCAGATCTACCGGAGGATCCAGAACGTCCGCCACGTGCGGCAGATCACCAAGGCCATGTACACCATCGCCACCACCCAGGTCATGCAACGAAAGCGGGTGCTCCTGGCGGCCCGGCCGTTCGGCGCGGAGAGCCGCCAGGTGCTCGCCGACCTTGTCGCCGCATTCCGGCAGGGGGGCCTGTCCCATCCGCTCGTGGATGGGGTCGGGCAGCCAGGGACGGCGGTGCTGGTGATCAACACCGACCGCGGCCTGTGTGGCCGCTACGTAGGGGATGTGAACCGGGCGGCGGACCACTTCTGCCGCGGGCGGGAAGGGGTCCGGCTCTTGGTGGGCGGGGACAAAGCGAATCGCCATTTCCGGGGCGGTCCGTGGCCGATCGTGCGCCGGTACCTGCGCCTCTACGACCGGCCGAACCTGGACATCGCCCGGGCGATCCAGGCCGACCTCCTCGCCCTGTACGGGCGCGACGTGGGCGAGGCCTACGCGGTGTACATGTACTTTCGCGGGGAGCTCTCCCAGCAGGTGCGGGTGGAGCGCCTCCTCCCCCTGGCCCTGCCGGAAGGCCGGCCCCGCGATCTCCTGGTCGAGCCGGGACTGCCCCAGGTCGTGAACGAGCTGGCTCGCCTCGTGCTCCTCGGCCGGATCTACGAGATCCTGGTCGACGCCAAGACCTCCGAGCACGCGATCCGCCGTCAGGCGATGAAGGCGGCCACCGACAACGCCGACGAGCTCATGGAGAAGCTGACCCTGAACTATAATAAGGCCCGTCAGCACCGGATCACGACTGAGCTCGCCGACATCATGGGCGGGGCGGAGGCGGTGAGGGACTGA
- the atpF gene encoding F0F1 ATP synthase subunit B → MRLEWGTIVKNINWTLILNLVNFALLLWLLKRLLWRPVLAWLDRRRQLEEERLLRAKDAQAQAEALLRRREEELSQANRQAREILARAEAEAQRLLREARREARDQAQRIIAEGEAAAGRAREEALAELRRAYAELVLLGASRVLEREVRPADHERLLAELSGRIDPRLLQ, encoded by the coding sequence GTGCGCTTGGAGTGGGGCACCATCGTCAAGAACATCAACTGGACGCTGATCCTAAACCTGGTCAACTTCGCCCTGCTCCTGTGGCTCCTCAAGCGCCTCCTCTGGAGGCCGGTGCTCGCTTGGCTCGACCGGCGTCGGCAGCTTGAGGAGGAGCGGCTCTTGCGGGCCAAGGACGCACAGGCCCAGGCCGAGGCCCTGCTCCGCCGGCGGGAGGAGGAATTGAGCCAGGCCAACCGCCAGGCGCGGGAGATCCTGGCCCGTGCCGAGGCCGAGGCCCAGCGGCTCCTGCGCGAGGCCCGGCGGGAAGCTCGAGACCAGGCCCAACGCATCATCGCGGAGGGAGAGGCCGCGGCGGGGCGGGCCCGGGAGGAGGCCCTGGCCGAGCTGCGCCGCGCGTACGCGGAGCTCGTCCTCCTCGGGGCTTCCCGGGTCCTGGAGCGGGAGGTGAGGCCTGCCGACCACGAGCGGCTCCTCGCCGAGCTCAGCGGGCGGATTGACCCCCGGCTCCTTCAGTAG